A genomic window from Bernardetia sp. includes:
- a CDS encoding metallophosphoesterase: MSKKNHLLPQIFPKKFTQKIPKNEGRRFAISDIHGCGKTFMYLVEDILNLKKNDQLFILGDLIDRGENSILLLNYILEKQQEGYQIFVLIGNHEQMLLDFYHQNDNYLHRKTIARNHLEELVNEKGKIKKKYADFFDDMLFYIELENCFLVHAGFDVGYEPLNDEDLFTNTHAMLWIRKFKGNLYKTNQKPVVHGHVVHNLEAIKQNLELAKENRTAIVPIDNGCVYVTLGKYRKYKGEVGNLCAIELNSWELFYTPYRM; the protein is encoded by the coding sequence ATGAGTAAAAAAAACCATCTTTTACCTCAAATATTCCCAAAAAAGTTTACCCAAAAAATTCCAAAAAATGAAGGCAGACGTTTTGCTATTAGTGATATTCACGGCTGTGGCAAAACGTTTATGTATTTGGTAGAAGATATTTTAAATCTTAAAAAAAATGACCAACTTTTTATTTTGGGAGATTTAATAGACAGAGGCGAAAATTCTATTCTCTTATTGAATTATATCCTAGAAAAGCAACAAGAAGGCTATCAAATTTTTGTCTTGATAGGCAATCACGAACAAATGCTTTTAGATTTTTATCATCAGAATGATAATTATTTACATAGGAAAACCATAGCAAGAAACCATTTGGAAGAGTTGGTTAATGAGAAAGGAAAGATAAAGAAAAAATATGCTGATTTTTTTGATGATATGCTTTTCTATATTGAGCTAGAAAACTGCTTTTTAGTCCACGCTGGTTTTGATGTAGGTTATGAACCTCTCAACGATGAAGATTTGTTTACCAACACTCATGCTATGCTTTGGATTCGGAAATTTAAAGGAAATCTATACAAGACTAATCAGAAGCCTGTTGTACACGGACATGTAGTGCATAACTTAGAAGCAATAAAACAAAACCTTGAACTAGCCAAAGAAAACCGAACGGCTATTGTTCCGATTGATAATGGGTGTGTATATGTAACTTTAGGAAAGTACAGAAAATATAAAGGCGAAGTAGGAAATCTTTGTGCCATTGAGTTAAATTCTTGGGAACTCTTTTATACACCTTACAGAATGTAG
- a CDS encoding EI24 domain-containing protein: MNPFKKFLLGVRLYGKAFSFTKEHNLWKYHLLPAFLNLVIFLSVGVLGYYFVGDTIDWLESLVGLENPENWWQKGLSYLVIFLVSVASVLIYLKLYKYLMLILLAPALSIVAAKVQEILHPDRPNEEFQFPQFVSDLKRGLTISLTNLAIELGITIPLILLGIFVSFLSPFTTIIVILVESYFLGFGMIDLRNEFMKLGVKESRETVKKHRPFAVGVGLTMYLMILIPVLGILFAPIWACISAGLGIYELEEGSVTEV; the protein is encoded by the coding sequence ATGAATCCATTTAAGAAATTTTTATTAGGCGTTCGTTTGTATGGAAAGGCTTTTTCGTTTACAAAAGAACACAATCTTTGGAAATATCATTTACTTCCTGCCTTTTTGAATCTAGTTATTTTTCTTTCTGTGGGAGTGTTAGGGTATTATTTTGTTGGAGATACGATAGACTGGTTAGAAAGTTTGGTAGGCTTAGAAAATCCTGAAAACTGGTGGCAAAAAGGACTTTCTTATTTGGTTATATTCTTAGTTTCAGTAGCTTCTGTCTTAATTTATTTGAAGTTATATAAATATCTGATGCTTATTTTGCTTGCTCCAGCACTTTCTATTGTGGCTGCAAAAGTACAGGAAATTCTGCATCCAGACCGTCCTAACGAAGAATTTCAATTTCCTCAATTTGTTAGTGATTTGAAACGTGGTCTTACAATTAGTCTTACTAATCTAGCCATAGAACTGGGCATTACCATTCCTCTTATTTTGCTAGGAATTTTTGTCTCATTTTTGTCTCCCTTTACAACCATCATCGTTATTTTGGTAGAGTCTTATTTTCTAGGCTTTGGAATGATAGACTTAAGGAATGAGTTTATGAAATTGGGAGTAAAAGAAAGTAGAGAAACTGTAAAAAAACACCGTCCTTTTGCTGTGGGCGTAGGGCTGACCATGTACCTTATGATTCTGATTCCTGTTTTAGGAATTTTATTTGCGCCTATTTGGGCATGTATTTCGGCTGGTTTGGGAATTTATGAATTGGAGGAAGGTTCTGTAACTGAGGTGTAA
- a CDS encoding DivIVA domain-containing protein: MAERSTGKSPIAPTQIRKQSFKQVTFGGYRKEDVSEYLSDIAENMSSVAHRNEELERQVGYLHSELAKLKEIERTLLESLSHAQEANRLNLEQAQKRADLMILEGKMQADALLQTAKSNAKQVLLSTQQLADQTLTEMKREIKLLNYAYEYSAQQKAQMMQELKSFMETALSKIDRLAKLDVEHTSEKALERAERMHQQQSQMIREQLRLLEGGNYQDLYSQTDVSYSDYSQSNEYDKETPRKVVPEMRQEMKYEAEQKTREEQEKIRQELEQDRLNQERIRKELEAQEEKDRQEFAKKIREQEQKVEKTQQAQKDTSSSSRSRGVIFDLSDL, from the coding sequence ATGGCAGAACGCAGCACAGGCAAGTCTCCTATCGCCCCAACACAAATTCGCAAACAATCTTTCAAACAAGTTACCTTTGGTGGTTATCGTAAGGAAGATGTAAGCGAATATCTTTCTGATATTGCCGAAAATATGAGTTCGGTAGCTCATCGCAACGAAGAACTTGAAAGACAAGTAGGCTACTTGCATTCCGAACTTGCCAAGCTCAAGGAAATTGAACGTACTCTTTTAGAATCGCTCTCACACGCACAAGAAGCCAACCGTCTGAACTTAGAACAGGCACAGAAGCGAGCAGATTTGATGATTTTGGAAGGAAAAATGCAAGCTGATGCACTTCTTCAGACTGCAAAATCGAATGCCAAGCAAGTTCTTTTGAGTACACAACAGCTTGCTGACCAAACGCTTACAGAAATGAAGCGAGAGATAAAACTTTTGAATTATGCCTATGAGTATAGTGCGCAGCAGAAAGCACAAATGATGCAGGAGCTTAAAAGTTTTATGGAAACAGCTCTTTCAAAAATTGACCGTTTGGCAAAACTTGATGTGGAACATACCTCTGAAAAAGCATTGGAGCGTGCCGAAAGAATGCACCAACAACAGAGCCAAATGATTAGGGAACAATTAAGGCTGCTAGAAGGAGGAAATTATCAAGATTTATATTCTCAAACAGACGTTTCATATTCTGATTATTCTCAAAGTAATGAGTATGACAAAGAAACGCCAAGAAAAGTTGTTCCAGAAATGCGTCAAGAAATGAAATATGAAGCCGAGCAGAAAACAAGAGAAGAACAAGAAAAAATAAGACAAGAATTAGAACAAGACCGACTAAATCAAGAACGTATCAGAAAAGAGTTGGAAGCTCAAGAAGAAAAAGACAGACAAGAGTTTGCTAAAAAAATAAGAGAACAAGAACAGAAAGTAGAAAAAACTCAACAAGCTCAAAAAGATACTTCATCGTCTTCACGCTCAAGAGGTGTAATTTTTGATTTGAGTGATTTATAA
- a CDS encoding UbiA family prenyltransferase: MITRSTLLHLRIPFSIFLMPVFCFAASQVEHLTWQMYFAVFVILHIFVYPASNGFNSFYDKDEGSIGGLKNPPKVKQDLLFTSLIFDVIGLFFSFLLVNWQFALLVFIYGMMSKAYSHPSIRLKKYAIGGWLTVGIFQGACTYLMCVLAFEKDFLTDFYGFEVLYKERHLFAAALISILLLGSYPMTQIYQHEEDAKRGDKTISLLLGIRGTFIFTILFFGIATAGFYFYFSTFQDEFYFWLFQAFLAPVLLYFVYWTIISWRDASQANFQRTMLLNVLSSLSMIAYFTIITLMK, encoded by the coding sequence ATGATTACTCGTTCTACACTTCTTCACCTTCGTATTCCGTTTTCCATTTTCCTAATGCCAGTATTTTGTTTTGCTGCCAGCCAAGTAGAGCATCTGACGTGGCAAATGTATTTTGCTGTCTTTGTGATTTTGCATATTTTCGTCTATCCTGCCAGCAACGGATTCAATAGTTTTTACGACAAAGATGAGGGCAGCATTGGAGGGCTAAAAAATCCACCTAAAGTAAAACAGGATTTACTTTTTACTTCGCTCATCTTTGATGTGATAGGACTTTTTTTTAGTTTTCTGTTGGTAAATTGGCAGTTTGCACTACTGGTTTTTATCTATGGAATGATGTCTAAAGCATACAGCCATCCTAGTATTAGGCTGAAAAAATATGCGATTGGAGGCTGGCTGACGGTCGGAATTTTTCAAGGAGCTTGCACATACTTGATGTGTGTATTAGCATTTGAAAAAGATTTTCTGACAGATTTTTATGGTTTTGAGGTACTTTACAAAGAAAGACATCTTTTTGCTGCTGCCTTGATTTCGATTTTACTTTTAGGTTCGTATCCTATGACACAAATCTATCAGCATGAAGAAGATGCAAAGCGAGGTGATAAAACTATTAGTTTGCTTTTAGGAATCCGTGGAACGTTTATTTTTACTATCCTATTTTTTGGAATCGCAACAGCAGGATTTTATTTTTATTTCTCTACTTTCCAAGATGAGTTTTATTTTTGGCTCTTTCAAGCCTTTCTTGCTCCTGTTTTGCTTTATTTCGTCTATTGGACTATCATTTCTTGGAGAGATGCTTCACAAGCCAACTTTCAGCGAACCATGCTTCTCAATGTTTTGTCTTCGCTTTCTATGATAGCCTATTTTACAATTATTACATTGATGAAGTAG